cagatcctaaccggatcgcggtagcgaccagtcgaagacaccataacaAACAGGACAACAACACAAACAGCAACCGCGAACAGCCTAGAAAGGAGGACGCGGAGAAAATAGCGCTGAGACGCGAATTAGAGCCATCACGCGCTAGGCATAAAGAGCTACAGCGCCAAATAGCAGAGCTAATGAAGGCAGTGCGAGACCTCAGGTCGAACAGCCCTCCGCAGCCGCAAACCGTACAAACCCAAGCCCCGTCGCAAGCAGGCAACGAGGACTTCGCCAAGTTTAAAGCAGATATTCAGCAAATGATGCAGCAGATGATGCTGCAACAGGAGCAACAAATGCAGCAAGTGCAATTACAAGTCACAGAGCTCCAGAGCAGCATCCGCAAGCAGAAGTTTACCAAGAACATTAGAGAGAAGGCCTACTACCGCCCCGCGCTGCCAGCCCTCGCCAACACATCCGCAAACAGCACCGAAGCTTAAACATGGCCAGTACAACTTTAAGCAAACAAGAAACCTTAGATATATGGCAATGAAACTGCAGAGGTTACCGTAAGAAGCAGGGCCTCCTCCAACAATACATTCTCACACAACAAACACCGCCCGACATCATAGCGCTTCAAGATACGGGCACCACGCACACCAACACTCGCAGGATACACGTGTTACGAGACTCAAGAGAAAGGAAGAACGGCAACCCTAGTCAGCAAGGCTCTCATCGTCATAAGCCTCGACAGGATATCCGACACCGACGTAGAGCATGTGACAGTAGAAATTATACCaaataagaaaagaaagaggGGCAGTATCTTTATTGTGAATGCATACAGCCCCCCGAAACAGAAGAAGGCAAAATTCTACGAGCTTTTCCACGTAGCACGCTAACTAGCGAAAGACAACACGCTAATTATCATAGGAGACTTTAACGCCATGGACAAAAGCTGGGGATACCAAACAGCAAACCCaaaaggcaaaacgctaacgGAGGCAGCAGAGAACACCGACTGCAACCTCCTCACAGACCCAGACACTCCAACCAGAATCGGAAACAGCGTTAGTACCGACACCTGCCCCGACCTCACGTTCATACGAGGAGCGGAACAAGCAGAGTGGGCGAACCTGTTAGAGAACCtgggtagtgaccactgcatactcAAGACGCAAGCAACCTCGGACAGGCCAAAGCGTCAGCTGGGATCGGCAAAAATTGCGGACTGGAGCGCTTTTCGCGAGGCATGCGATGGGAATCTCGCCCAGAACGGAATCCAATCGATAGAAGAGTGGGGAAACATGCTCAAGGAAAAACAGCGCAAGTACACCAAAGAAATCGCGCGAACGACGCAGACACCCGAGGTAGACGCCAAGCTGCTCAAGCTGTGGGAAGCTAGACGCGGGCTCACAAACAGGTGGAAGAAACAAAAGTACAACAGGAAGCtaaagcttaaagggacactaaggagaaattgaagttggcttgtatcgatagaataccagctcctgattacaaaaacgcccctcttactgaaaacaaagctcttgtaaggtagaaaatagcaagaaccaaaatacaggtatcgccaccacaggccaatctcgcaagtacaagcatggtgacgccataggacaagagacgccaccttggaggaattttccatcttACATGGATTGGCGAATCTCTGAAGCTGACGAAGGTCGGTTGTGCAGATCAATAGTGAagtaagttttcttttaaaaccaatagtgaacttttatcacacaaggaaggcaggcaaaggacaacctgaatgttggaagcaaagaaaaccgatgcttggcggcgccacaggcggccaggagagtttcgattttttatggcgcttcgcgtctatgagctttgcgtgccccgtggttttgtttttgacgcgcctcgttttacaagcaccgaacagcagaggaactccaagtgccgcttcaagttctagttaacctttgaaggagcctgctaaggcttgtcagatgatcgccacggtcgatgaaaagctatgatggcacgatggtcggtgatcgtacaaggcagcacttgtgtattcgcacgcttgcccggagAAACATTCCCGtatgtgccagtcaacttcaaactacttaacggaaatcgtttattagggacgggagacaaggtacaaggcagttcaggaaAATTTCTGAtggctagctctgttaggccaggatatacctagcgaaagcgcggagatttctgcatcagaagagtgcattcactagaagcgcctttattgacggctgtaccttgagccgtcgtggcggagtggtggcGTCTCCGCCTTAAACGCCGATagaccctggttcgattccgaacctcttCACGGGacctcttttcttttattcagtgagtgggcggggggcttcagtggctctcatggatgccgccgccgaatacgcTGGTTCGCGGCTAAGCGCAGGCTAAGGCGCGTGTATGCTGCggcgcggcgcgcgcgcgcgctgcacggcgaagttgGTGCGGTCAAAGcgaagaccctctatactccaactgcgcttgaccgccgacgcgttcggcggcttcggcgcactctgaccgcactggcagggagacttggagcatgtcactatttcgcgccgagtgcgccaaccgccgccggcccggccagactgatttggctccgctgCGACGTGCGCGTTGTATTCAATAGCTGccgcagttgggcggagctgttctttccgagctcggctaatttaatccattcaaagtacatatctgaaggtacatgcaagtgggcgagagagcccgatccagcgTACCCGTTgtatctagcggaagccgttgaagcgtcatgcgccggctttagtttcaagccgccgactttaaacgcgaccgccctagAGCACccgtttgttttttgtggcaaaaaaataaataaataacttggcccttgcaaccgtgggagacctcgacgccgtctgctgcgccgtgcaaccgcgccgttcaaggaattacaatccgttggccccaaagctccggccagcctccgatgggcgcaagcgccgaccttgtcctggccccttgcgactccccgcactggggttatgatatttagtttgcgacggctgctctctgaggaagggggaaaccacccgccggcgcctaacctaaccgtgctccctcaaaagcatcgcacgctctgtggggctgaggtcgctgaaatgcaggccggagtttttgcgagaactacgtcgtcgggttcgggaacgggatccatcgtaacgctggcaagacgccggtgcaaacgtaaacgaagcgacggtagcgacccccgatagatgccttcaacgtgcggcggcggtagctttcatttcggcagctgctagaccgcaccgctagcggccagaaatcacggagtctccgttgacgtcacgtttcacgtcactccgttctgtgtcgtcataagagttctccgtgtcgtcataagagttctcgagtttgaatcggagcggcgggaaaaaagttttcaacttcgaatccaaatttctttgaaataaatgcatctttcgctcccggacaagcggcaacaaagccatgaaatgccgcactatcagatattgctaacaaaaaaacaTTTGAGAGGGttctcctcggtgtccctttaagatcGCAAAAGCCACAGCGAAAGCATAGGAGTACGCGGCGCAATTGGCAAGGCAAAATTGGCAGCAATTCAGCGACTCCCTCAACTGAACTTTAAACACAGCGAGGACGTGGCATATCCTCAAGACTCTCATAGATCCGACCAAAACCAAGGCAGAAAACAACAAAGCCATCTTCCGGTTCATCCACCAGTTCGAGGGACCAGACTCGGAACTCCTGGAGAAGGTACGCGTtaagtgcttcggggacacaaacccaGCAGCTTACGCAGAGCGCTACCGGGGAAGGGAAAAATATAGCCTGGACAGACCCATCACGCGAGAAGAGGTCTACGCAGCGATTCAAAACACAACCAGAAACACGGCCGCGGTTGCAGACAAGATCAataacgcactcatccgcaacctcagtgatgGGTTAGTCGCACAATTAACCGACTTTCTCAACAAACACTGGGAAGCGGAGACCGTCCCCGaggagtggaagcatgcggaggtAGTCATGATTCCTAAATTGAgaacctcagaccgatctcgctcacatcgtgcctgggaaaactgtacgaACGAGTGGTGACGCTGACACTGCAACAGTACATGGAGGACAACGAACTCTATCCCCAGAGCATGTTAGGCTTCAGAGCAAAATtatcgacccaagacgtactttTTCAAATCAAAGAAGTACTCAGGAACGTCCCCAGATGCGGGGAGAATATAATAATGGCATTGGACATCAAGGGGGTTTTTGACAATGTAAGCCACGAGGCTAACCTCATGGGCATAAACGACCTGAACTGCGGGAGGAGAGTCTACGGCTACGTCAAATCcttcctttcaaacagaacggcaacgATTGGCCTGGGAGAGCTTCGATCAGAGAAGTTCCTTACTCCAAACAAAGGGACGCCTCAAGGGTCAGTCATCTCCCCCGCTattttcaacatagccatgatcgGCTTGGCAAAACAGTTAAAAGAAATCGATGgtatacaccatgccatgtatgccgacggcATCACCATCTGGGTCAACACAGGCTCGctcagagagaaagaagagaagttACAAGAGGCAGCCACCTGCGTAGAGGACTACGTCAGAGCAAGAGGGCTAGCGTGCTCCACTGAGAAGCCCGAGCTCCTGAGAGTTTGGAGAGGAAagcaaaaccgcacagtccccaGCAGCGACGAGTTAAAGCTCAACGTCTACCTCAAGGGGAAGCCGATACCGGTAAAGACGCTCATTAGAATCCTGGGGATGTGGATACAGTCAAACCAACGCTGCACCCACACCCTCGCCCTACCCAAGGCACCCACCCTACAAGTGGCCCGCATGACCACGCACATCTCACACAGACGCCAAGGCATGCGAGAGGAAGACACACTCAAGCTCGTCAGATGCCTGGCGGTCATCCGAGTGGCATACAGCCTCCCCTACTACAATCCCATCAAGAGTGAGGTACAACGGGCGGACGCGATTCTACGCAAAGCCTATTGAACCGCACTCCACCTTCCCCACAACACCTCAGCCGAAAAGCTCCTAGCCTTCGAAGAACACCTTCGAGGAATTGAGAGAGACGCAACTAGTTTTCCAACTGCGCCGACTACAGAAGACCCCATCTAGCAGGGAGCTCCTGAACAAACTAGGCTGCGCCGATCAACTTCAAGAGATACAGAGGACTGAAACAATTCCTGACGACTATCGCAGCACACTAAAAGTAGCACCCATACCCAGGAACATAGATCCCAACCTACACACAGCACGCAGAAAGGTGAGGGCTGAATACCTACAAAAGACACTAACACCCCAAGACGGTATACGgggacgcagccacatacgccAGAGCAGCGGGGCAGAGCAACAGCAACACGGCAGCAACGGTGATCGATTCGAACCTACGCGAGATCACCAGCGCATCACTACAAGACTGTACGGTAGTCGAGTctgaagaagcggccgtcgcTTTAGCGGCAGCGGAGAGCTATCGGTCTAAACGGTCTCTAACAATCCTTACAAACTCGCAAACAGCGTGCCCCAGCTACCTACGCTGCAGAATAGGGCACGAaccgctccgcatactccgcctcGGAGACCACATGACACAACGACAACTACACGAAGAACCAATTAGGCATACGGTAGTATGGACGCTGGGACACACGGGAGGGGCAGGGAACCAAGAGACGGGCAGGATAGCTCGAGGTTACACTTATTACCGAGCATCCAACGTAGGCGACCTCGAGGGGACCGAACCTGTACCCCAAGACTATTCGGCGATACTAAATTACAAGGGCTGCAGAAAGTGATATCCAGCACCGCAGAACTCCCTAAGCAGAGAGAACTCTGTCGCGTGAAGGCAGCTACAAACGGGCTCGTGCCCGAACCTAAATGTACTCGGCAAAATTTATCGcacacaatacaatgacaaaGGCCCCTGGTGGCACGAAACACCCACGCTGTATGGCATAACGTGGGCATGCCAGAAGATAGACGGGGTACCCGTTAtatcaaacccgagtgcggagcaatgggagggagtGCTCCCCAGCGATCGCCGCGTCGACCAAGAAGGTCTGATACGGCgagcacaactggcagcagcatccagcggagccctggactaagggcaacCGACCGTCctgcaagaagatggacgaagccatctgaagaccgcataagaccagcgaatctagagctcaataaagtttttccctcACTCACACTCTGGCAAACAAGCGTTTCTCGTGCCTTACCTTTCACAATTTGGGGTTAACTTTTGGCTAGgcagtctggtttgacctgcgattggcaattttttcggcgcgCACTGTCCcgagcaaagccaaatagccggtgCACTTTAATAGTGTAGGCATAACACCCTGGAACACAACAGcccctcataacttggtctctgactgctgcatcacacacactacgagctcacttcaaggaaaggggcgtggcccgtttcctcctcggttttgcaagttctGTGCGTTCTtcgccgcctttcttcttccgCTTAGAGGCGCCTCGTTGTCGTTACGCGtcgcagcctttcttctcccgattacagccgcctcggtacacatcgcacgttctgcaccacgctgttaGAAGCCGCATGTTTTCTCCACCggaccacaagcgcttgcacaAAGCCAAGAAAGCCAAGAACGTAGGCCAAGAAAGCTTAAAGGCGAGTGTTAAAAACCTGTCAGGCTACATGAAAATTCGCCGACCGGCTTCTTCACATCCTATCACAAAGGcgtttcccaataaggcagccgtattatttaggcgCTGTTGTgggtaagcgagtatgtgaagctctcgtcgcagcgttttgttcagtttatttgctttatcttaatgccacgaaggcattattacctctcccctctctctaattctttgcgccagctcactacgaatatcatGGCGCAAAACCTCTTCGGTGCGCCTgtaagcaaagaagccgcggctgcgtgacgcgaacgaAAGGCGGCTCTTTTTCACCGTATTTGATTTTtttaaacgtctttatttctgcataaaataggcctagccttgcggcagaaatgatgggcttcatgggggtggcggtgggggaagggggaggagggccggtctccacttcttcttcgaagtggggtggtcctgtggtcggctctgcgaagaaacggccaggcccttcttccttgaagtataggagaaaagcccgccagagccggagtgcgtccgatgatccgatgtgtaatggtggatcgacccatttgtatttatttgtattgtatttgtttattttccttccttttcgtatcgcttttaaagaaaccacaactggggAATAAAGGCTCTTTTCACTGCCGTCACGCAGCCAAGTCAGTgaaattcgtcacgcgtgtttctgggcaaccatatcctagaaattactttttttttcctatttcgatgacagcagcagcagggatgaaaGCTTATAAGTCGTGTTCACTAGCCCGCGTTTTCCTGCGTGCTTTACCTCAAACGTAGTTTTGCAACTTGCCCAGACTCAATCCTTAACAAGAGATCTATCGCCTTGCCTGGCGACTATcgagtgagacagcaagcaagTGTCTcttggcaactggagcagacggttcGGCAGAAGCGAGTAAGGGATTtcatcccgaccgcggtggccgcgtttcgatggaggcgaaacgcaaaggcgcccgtgtgctgtgcgatgtcagtgcatggtaaagatcatcaggtggtcaaaattattcccggaactctccacaacggcacctctttctctctttcctcttttactccaaccttcctcccttcacataccgcgcggttcagctgtccatagagacatgcgagacaattactgcgccatttccttttctcaaaaaccgatTCTCAGCTTTTTTTCCTGTGCTGCTCCGGCTCTTCTTTGTTAGTTTACCCTGGCAGGGACAATGAGATTgaaaataagtagttatcaggggctgattttgtgaggtctctttgttgatcagtcgcttttgatgatttttcttggtgttttgaaaggaaaaataaattgttaagttaaatttgtcctcgaataaaACGACTTGGTCACTACTAATTAGGAAGACGTCGTCACAGCgcatcatcagtctacgtgtagtcaaaaccattcaaaaggaaacgcaaacagctgaattattttgttgcggcacAAGCCACTAAaggaagcagttcagaaaatatgaccatttggtttcagacgtgtcctcagctttcAACTACAGAGCAATGAggcgacagattacttggaagagaaatttgacattaaTACCTGGGATTTTTCACATGCGTTGCAGCAACAAGACACAGGCActtcagagaatgttggaaaagtggatattgactacgcaaaaatattatatttggccGGCCATacatgctccgcgctgcttgtgTACAAAAGAAACTTGGGGCCTGGTGAACAGTCTTCACGTTCGAAACAACAAGAACAGCATAATTCTATGAAATTCGGTGACCCTATTATAGTGCATATTATCACTATCAAGGAACACAAATAACTTCTGttcttttaaagtgcagccgttgactgggaaacacagcagtccgtcataactcTTCGATTATcgtgtagtcggagcgagtgcacCATGCATAAAATATGCTCAAAACTGCCAATacactactgccacgagtgaaacaagtatgtactgtctatttccagatCAGCAGCATCATTACAGTAGCCACGCGgccgcacagaaaccgtgccagacgcaTAGCTAGCaaactgcacgcaactgacgcgtgggacccaacatgacGCTGCGAGAGGAAACAACGGCGCGGAGTAGTGCAAAAGGTATTCCCCCCTGAAAacggaggcgagcgggtatccaGGCGCCCTACGACGCAAACTGATCGGCGCCCGTTTTATATGAATAAAGTTTTCCCCGCAAATATAGCTGCGTTTTAGATTTGGTTTTGTCTTGTTTAACTGTTTTTCCCTGTCTCAGGCAAATAATCATGTCAAGGAGTCATTATGTCAAGTACATGTGTTGCAATGCATAAACACAAAACAATCAAAAGCAATCCTGGTCTCCGCGCGTCGACGCATGCGCATCGTCACCAGAAAATGCAACGTGACATTCCGAAATTTCTTCAAAAGCGCAACATGGCGCAACCAGAAGAAACAATAATGGTCTTGGAACGTCGGAATCACGACTTGAGGGTCGCCGGCACTGTAGCTGTGGGTAGAATCGGCGATATGTCCCAAAACGGCATCAACGCATCGTCATATCTCAGCTAGAAAAATGTGCACTTGCTGCAAAAGAaaagtattttatttcttttttgttcccGGGAAATTAAAAGAAGttacttttaaaaaatggtgAATAATATTCAGAAGTCATTTCACAAACTGTCCAGACGGAAATGTGTGTGTTATAACATCAACTGATTGGCTGGCAGGTAACGGGCTGCACCAAGCAGTAGTTGGTCATAGAAGAGGTCTGTTTCCTTTTACGTAAAGAATAATGTATACACAcaatctcatcatcatcatttattgatcccttaaggacccttcacaggttattacataaggggggaggggaggggcgacgtacgtaggaaaatacaagaacaaagtCAGAGGTtgataaaaaagaacaaatctagtaaaacatatatatgAACATAAAATGAGGGCAATTAAGACAACGAATACATTTATAACAAGTGGAATTACGTTTTACATATCGAGTGTCACGTCCGTCGGTGCCGGCTTAACAGTAGACCCTTTAGAAAATTCAGTCTGGCAACTTGGcaggcatcatcatcagcaacttCCGTCGACGCCGTCGCCATATTTTGGGCACCTAGAAGACGCACAGGTGCTCTGCTCAGCCTTTGCTCCAGTTTCCATCTTGTTGCGTCTACAATACTTTGGTTCCATTTGTGAAAGCGATGGCGGAAAATTTGCAGTAGTCGAAGGACCTGACCATCATCCCGGGCGGATTTTCGGAGAGGCTTTTGGGCTCCTATTGTGATGCCCACGGTGTGAGCGGTCCGTCCGGCCGCACCTCTCAGCGAAGCTACAAGCTGGTATGCGAGACTTACTGTGATCCGTCGACAGTGCGCGTTGCCGCGTCATCCTGCGGGTACAGTATTAGTGCCTCTCTTGCGGACTTGCAAAGATTCGCGTTCTCGGTGCTTCTGCTGCGTCCGTGCATACCACTGAAGTGCGTCCGCGCTGCACGTCAGTGGCAGAGAACgcgtttattatttatttattattttacaaatactgcaggccctattcgggcccaagcaaGAGTGGGTACATAAAACAACGTAAATTGCCActgccaattagcaattaagaacacaacacaacatgtacatacatcattgtaacactatacgtaacagaaataacatgaacgtacaacagtgcaatacgtaaacaaaataacaatgaaaaagcgtaacgcaaagaaactgctttcattgcggcaattttagaggtcaaagaaaaggttatttgaaagctgaacgaacgattctgttgtattagcgttaactacttcttcgggtaatttattccatagtgaaattgcatggggaaaaagagaatattgatgaATGTTAACGTTACTAAATGGtcgcttaattgttttgttgtggtttgtacgagcagagcgcatggggggctcgggtaaataacattcacgcgctattttgtagtgaccatggtacagctgatataaaaatttgatgcgagatacaattctgcgatgaactagtttttttcaatttcgccctgtcgcgaagaacggacacgcttgaaaaacgcgagtatgtgtagtatataaatcgcaaagctaaattttgcactctttctattttcttgattaaatatttttgatgagggctccagattaaatccgcatattctaattttggtctgacaagagctttgtatgctgttaGCTTAACGGTCgatgaagtacggcgcaatttccgtttcaaaaatgccagttttagcgcgttgctgcaaacgttttctatatggggttcccaacttaaattgcttgtgagtgtaacacctaaatacttcactcgctgggttttatgaacataagaattattaataatataagcaaaatctaagggttcTTTCTTGTTGGTAAATGTAATGGCTGCCGActtcaaagtgtttagcttcagtccccatgtttcacaccTTATGCTAATTGAGTGCATCGCGtcattaagtcttacttggtcggagtgatgatttacactagtataaataacacaatcgtccaAATTTAGTTGCAAACCGCAGCATATGTCTCCTCACTAGGAACAATATAAGCGTAGCGTGTTTAACAACTTTTAATGCACAGATTTGCACTCGGGCGTCATGTTGGGCGAAAATGCGATACGAACGCGACCTCGTACTTAATGTTGTCTGAAGCCGTGTTGATGTGTGCACGCTGGTCTAGAGAGCTCAGGATCGGTGTGCTACACAAGTAACCAGAAATCTTAACGCAGCTGCTTTGTGTGAGAACTGCACTTTTTTTATGCTTTGTTTGGCTATGCTGCAGCGATTGCGTGCTGGGATTACCCGTGAAAACGCCTGTTTCTAAATTTCTCATCTCTTGCTTCGCGGGCCTCAGTTCGGGCGCTCTAGACAAGCCTGCGTCTGTACAGTGTTCTGCGCCAATGACTGAAGCGTGCTGCGTGggctgctctctgttctcttgGAACAAGCGTGTAGAGGAAGCAAGAGGGAAGCTACGCGACACGCCGGTGCCGTGTGTTCGGTAACTCGAGACGCCTCGCCCATCTGCGCCGCTCCTCGGTCACGGGAGGCGCGCTGCAGCATAAACCTCTAGCCGCTTTGCTCTTTGatatatatggtttatgggggtttaacgtcccaaagcgactcaggctatgagggacgccgtagtgaaggactccggaaatttcgaccacctggggttctgtaacgtgcactgacatcgcacagtacacgggcctctagaatttcgcctccatcgaaattcgaccgccgcggccgggatcgaacccgcgtctttcgggccggcagccgagcgccataaccactcagccaccgcggtggctcctttgatatatatatatatatatatatata
The Amblyomma americanum isolate KBUSLIRL-KWMA chromosome 3, ASM5285725v1, whole genome shotgun sequence genome window above contains:
- the LOC144123555 gene encoding uncharacterized protein LOC144123555, which encodes MDKSWGYQTANPKGKTLTEAAENTDCNLLTDPDTPTRIGNSVSTDTCPDLTFIRGAEQAEWANLLENLGSDHCILKTQATSDRPKRQLGSAKIADWSAFREACDGNLAQNGIQSIEEWGNMLKEKQRKYTKEIARTTQTPETLIDPTKTKAENNKAIFRFIHQFEGPDSELLEKVRVKCFGDTNPAAYAERYRGREKYSLDRPITREEVYAAIQNTTRNTAAVADKINNALIRNLSDGLVAQLTDFLNKHWEAETVPEEWKHAEVVMIPKLRTSDRSRSHRAWENCTNEW